The Xiphophorus hellerii strain 12219 chromosome 3, Xiphophorus_hellerii-4.1, whole genome shotgun sequence genome segment agtattttttcatacaAGTTTTATAGCTTGCTTCTCAAGTCTTAAGTCAAGAAGCAAACACTGctgtgatgtaatttttaaaactgaatattaTATACCTACCTGTGTTTCAAGTCTTTCAAAAAGCAGTGAATTATGCAAATTAAGCATAGAaactgttaatttaaaaaaaaaactgaggcaGTAAAAGGTTCCTCAACATCTAGTTATTTACATTgactttatttatacaaatatattAGCAGGCAAAACATAATGCATCATGTGAGGGAAAATCTATTCTAATAAATTCTAATGTAACTTCTGGTTTGTGTAGAACTTTTATCAAATAGTCATATTTAATCATGTTTCTGGATACCATGTTTTATAATGGAAGATTTTCTGCTTTGAAATCAAAATTGGTGTCTTTGGGTTTGGcttaataaaaagataaaaatgatgtATTTCTGCCAGAGCTTCTTTAATATTAAACTGCTGTTCCTGTGCTTCTGGGTCCAACCAGCTGAACTGGACGCTGGACTCAAAAATGGATCCAAACATATGGGATTGTTTCACTTTGGttggtgtttgttttaacagtttttttcatttgttattaatcaaattctgatttttaataTCTGGCCTGGATGCAAGTAACTTGCCGCATTATTTATAGGCCTTAACATTGTTACATTATTGTTAGCCTTAACAAATggattttcaaaaataagattttatgttGTAGACCAACAAAATGTGCTCCAAAATTGTAAAGTAAATGGAAAATGAGACATTGagaaaacaatcttttaattaatagttaaataaatacactgaGGTTTATGGTCGTAAtgtgatgtgattttttttttctccaagacATTGGAAAAAAACCTCCTACTTGCTCAGTTTAGCCTACTGTTTAGGGAATGGTTAGCAgagtttgtttcttatttacttCATCGGATTACTATAAAATCCTGTCACTTCTCCAGGTAGCTTTCATCAGCTGGCTCCATCTCAGTGCAGAGGGTGCAAAGGTCTGAAAACAACCATAAAACCGAATCAATAAAGTAGATTTCCAGAGCAAATCACAATACAGCAGCAaagtttttcagaaacaaaataacttcacaataactAAGGGGTCGTAATCTGAGTCAAACATGGGCCAGAAACGAAATCAATGAAACCCAGATGTCTTACAAATGTTCAGAAAGTAACACGGATATCAAAATTATATGATTGACTGTCTCCATAATTCATGAAAGTACTttgctcaaaaacaaaattaagaataCTTTGCATACATGGATTCCAAATGGTTTGTTTACAGGTATAAATTAGAAGTCagttagaataaaataacaacacagaAGTAGAAGATTGAGTTGCGACCTCGCttccacctcaaaaaaaaaaaagaaaaaatagaatttCAAACTTGTTAATTTTGCTCATTACCAAATGTTTTCGTCTTTATGATGAACACAGGTTACTAAATGACACATTTACCATCATCAGTATATGATTTATCATAACTTGCTTCCCTTAATATGTGTGAGATTAACATTGTTGGTTAGTAACTAAATcagttttgtctattttctgtgtacatcttttttttttttaaagacttcacTCAGACCTTTACTGTAATGATAGTTTATAATGACTCAGCACTTTTTTCCTGCCAAAGCACattaagaaacaaaatggaagaaaaataccTGCCATGTTCACCATTTTTCACATATGAAACTTTAATCACTTTGCTgtatggaataaaaataaatattaaggttGTGAGAGTAAAGGGAACAAGAATCTCTCTGGAGAGTGAacttaaaaagaacaaatgtgaCATCTGCTTTTCAGGGCAATTGGCAGCCTGGCATTACTTCATGTTTGATCTAAGACGCTTCACCCATCATAGAAAGATGTCTTTTTCTGTTCAGGATCTTTTACTTTTGTGGCCACTCTGAAATTATATCATACTTGTAACTAAGCTTAGTGGCTGTCGACACCATCCGAATGTCTGTCAAGTTTCCCAGTTGTCTCATGTGTCAGCGCTGGCTATTAGCAGAATTACAATAACcttatttattcagtttggcGCTAACCCCAGAGTTGTGACGGAGACTCGGTCTCTGTGTTCTGATCATTGCCTCAGGGCTCTGGATAATTACTAATATCCATTTAGACTACCTTAGAGGAATGCCAGACATAATGTTTTGCCTGTTTGAAATCAGATGTATGTTTGCAAAAATGGAAAGTTATttacttttacactttaaaggGTTTCAATATCTTGTGCTTATTTAATGGAATAACAGCTTCAGTATGAATGAATTATGTAAATCTGCCAGCTGTAATATTTTGCAGAGATTTAAACCATTaattaggttttaaaaaagaaatcatagtTGACActttaaaaaccttaaattttgGTAGAATTATCCCTAAAAACTGCATATTCCATGAAATTCACTTCCAAATTTCCAAAGAACTTAGTTTAGTCTCTTTGGAAGTGGAAACACAAAGGAACCAAGAAGGCATGCAAAGGTTGAGGcctttgaccttttctttttatcaatatctCCTCGCCCCCCACTTCATAATGAAAACCAATGCGTTGAACATTGCCCCCCCACTGCCACCTGCACTCTCTCACTCTTTGTCTTGCCGCTGCCCCCCAATGACCACCATGCTGCACCCAGCAGCTGTATCCTGTTTGATCAATACCGTGATCACATTGTGAACTGTCTCGCTCTGTGACAATGAAGCCTCTTGATGAGGTTGCTGGCACACTAGAATgatattttgatattaatatGATATATAGCTATACATTATAATATAAGATTATTATGTGTTCTGTCGATTCTTAAGCTCATTCTATGATTCTTAATTCCTACAGAGAGGTGGTGGAGTACATGGTTCAACATTTCAAGCCCCAGCTCTTTGGTGACAGGAAGCCAGTTTATGATGGCAAGAAGAATATTTACACCGTCTTAGCACTTCCTATTGGGAGTGAAAAGGTAAGTTAAGTTTTGTTCTACCATGCCATTACCAACAGCTTCTCAGGAATCTGTtaaatttatctttaatttaACTTGGATGGAAGTTCAGGTGTTTAGCGCTGTCAAACATGCTTGTGTACAAGCTGCTCAATGTACTAaaggcggagaaacaacttactgttaaaacagaaaaactgtttatccaccaaTATAGTTGGAGAGGAGGAGATGGCAGCaggattgacagcgctaaggccctcctaactctgattggttatttctagttgccactgggagaaggcagagtagtccgatatttatttatttttttgtcccatACCATAGTGTCacaaagttatatactgcagctttaactgtgatattttcagaaaaatgaaTCATGTTCCCCCACCTACCTTGTTCACTGTCGTTGCCATCCCAGGTGGATTTTGAGGTAACTATCCCTGGTGAGGGGAAAGATCGAATCTTTAAAGTTTCCATCCGCTGGTTGGCCAAAGTGTCATGGAGGCTGCTACAGGAAACTCTTGTCAGTGGTCGACTGCAAGTCCCCCTTGACTCAGTTCAAGCCTTGGATGTGGCTATGCGCCACTTGGCCTCTATGAGGTACGCCATAGCAAACCCTCTGTCTTCCAGTTGGAAGGAACAGATCCAAATATGCATGGGGTATCCGTCTGTTCAGTCAGACTGTCATTTAGAaattctttttgtatttgtatgttttagAAAGAACATGTGTAGTTTAAATAGTTGTAAATTTTACTGATTTACTGTAAATtgtactgatttttttttgtccttttgatTTTGATGGTCCAAAGTACAGTTAAGATGTGTTCAGTGTGCTCAATGTGTGCAGTTCTGTGGTAATCATGCTTTAGACTTGAATCAACAAAACAGGATTGTTAGTCATCATCTGTTTGAAATTGTCTAACAAGTATTTAACAATTctgataaatgaaataattgacCTCAAGATGTAAACTGAGTATTGTTGGAATGATTCAGTCAAAATCCAAATGAGAATCTGTGACAAGTCACTGTTTGGAGTTAATCTGACTGAGATTTAGCTGTTTAGCATAGAAGAATGGACAGAAATTTCTCTAAATTTGCAAAACTAGAAGAGACATGATATACTGAAAATACACATACTCATTTTTTcttgaagttaaatcaaaccaaatatCTCTCGTTTTAGGTTAGTTAGAATGACCAACATTCTATATGCTAAATACCGGAAAACTTAGTGAGAACATTTATCCGGTTTCATgctaatttgtgttggtctgaccGCTCAGTGGtgtaatgttacaaaatgtgaacaagttaAAAaagcatgaatacttttacaagacacTGTAGTTAAGTTAGATACAACAGATTTTGTGGCAAAGATCGGTTCATGTTTACTCCGTTTTTCTTTGGAAAGCCTTATCTCACTCTGAAGTAACCCCTTTCCTGGAAATGAACTCATGCTGTATTCATGGCCTAACTATGCACACTCATCATTTTCTCCTCCAACTAGGTACACTCCAGTGGGTCGGTCCTTCTTCTCCCCACCTGAAGGATACTACCACCCACTTGGTGGGGGGAGGGAGGTCTGGTTTGGCTTCCATCAGTCTGTGCGTCCCGCCATGTGGAAGATGATGCTTAACATTGATGGTGAGTCACTGACAACAACATTCacgtatgtatgtgtgtgtatgtgtgttgcCATTCAGTGTTCTAAGTGGCTTTTACTAACACTGCCATGACTAGTTGCTCTGTCACAGAAATGTAATATGCActctgagagaaaaacattaaacagtTCATAACATTATTTGTGAAGTCTacatttcttctctctctctgttaaaaaaaaaaaatatatatatatatatatatatatatattcaaaataATTGCTTGGTGTGGATAAAGGCCTTTAAATGTTCCAggtagtgttttatttttgttgctctttGTCTCCCTCTAGTGTCTGCCACGGCCTTCTACAAAGCCCAGCCTGTAATTGAGTTCATGTGTGAGGTTTTGGACATTCGCAACATTGATGAGCAGCCCAAGACCCTTACAGACTCACAGAGGGTTCGCTTCACAAAGGAAATTAAAGGTGAGAAAGAAAGGACCTCCAAAACTTAGTAGAAATcataaaagaataaactttCTCACCTTTATTATTTGAGGGCTCCATTTAATTGTAGAAAAAGCTAAAGGCCATATTGTGTGTTTAGTAACAAGTACTACAAAAATACTTCTGTGTGaattttttgtatcttttagttttcttttccttcattcATTTAAGGTTCCTAAACAGTCTTAAAGTCTGGAGAAATATAGAACTTGATTATAGAAATTTCTATGTTTAAATAATTATgagaaacattattttatttcaaggctGTATCTCTTCCATTTTTCTTGaagataaaaatctgacattCTGAAAAATGATTAGGTCAGACTAAGGTTTTACGATTTGCTTCTATCTGgaattcttgttttattttatattctattCATGTCTTTTATATACTTTTACTAAAGGTCAAATTCATAATAAGGTGGTTTTATTTAGACATTTGTCTTTCTATacaataaaatttgaaattttgtactaattgaaaaaaaatacttaggcttttatgttttagttttttatgtttatggcttagatatatttaaatgacaaacatcTTCTAAGAAATGTGAAACTTAGGGCTTGAAATGATGCGGTATGTATAGGTACTGTGttatatttgatttcttttaacTCCCAGTTGTCTGATTGTGTCGGTgcttcttaaacatttttgtttgtaggCCTGAAGGTCGAGGTGACACACTGTGGGcaaatgaagagaaaatatCGTGTATGCAATGTCACCAGACGTCCTGCCAGCCATCAAACGTAAATGCTCTTTAAACCCATTACTCCTGTAACCTCATTATCTTCTGTGCTCCCAGTGTTGACCACAACAAAGCAGATGAATCTGTTGTCTTTTAATGACTCCAACATCATCAATTTATCTTGGTAATTAAATTGGCACAGAGCCACTTTGGAGTGTCATGATTTTGAagtatatttagatttattataAAGAATGATGGTCTTATAAAACTCTAAAGTTAAACTCAATTTTTTACTTGGGAAATGATATACCTTCTTTATAAGGGATTAACacgtttttttaaattaaaaataataaaattattctttaaaataaattaaatttattgacAGATTTTTGTCAATTTTCATCTAAACAGCTATAACAGATGCAAACAATTGAGAAAATGAGATGTCAGATGCATGGTGCAATACTGATTCAGATCTTTTTACGTCTAGGTTTCCCCTTCAGCTTGAAAGTGGGCAGACGGTAGAATGTACAGTGGCCCAGTACTTCAAGCAGAAGTACAACTTGCAGCTTAAATACCCCCACCTACCTTGTTTACAAGTTGGGCAGGAGCAAAAACACACCTACCTGCCACTGGAGGTAAATCTTTATGGAAATCTGACTGGTTGAAGGATAAAATAATTATACTTTAGTACTTTTTGTAAATCATCAGGAAACATTTACCGGTAAGTTGTTTTACTCACTCTATGTATTTGCTCTTTTTAGGTGTGTAACATTGTAGCGGGTCAGCGGTGCATTAAAAAGCTGACGGATAATCAGACCTCCACTATGATTAAAGCCACAGCTCGCTCTGCGCCCGACAGGCAGGAGGAGATCAGCAGGCTGGTGAGTTCTGGAGAACACTTCATGGTTTCCATGCGTGTGACCTGAGATAATGCGTCTCAGTGATTTGTGGTGCAGGCAGTGTGATGCATGTCCTTCACTCTCCACAGATGAAGAACGCTAACTTCAACCTAGACCCATACATCCAGGAGTTTGGGATCAAGGTGAAGGATGACATGGCTGAAGTGACAGGCAGGGTGCTGCCAGCTCCCATTCTACAGTATGGCGGACGGGTAAGCGCAGCCCATTTATCAGGAACCATGCAATGTTTGGTGAAGTTTTCCAAATGCAACAAAATCCTGGTTGACTTACACTGCTGAtctgctggggtttttttgttgtttttttttcttccacagaaCCGGGCTATCGCGACTCCCAACCAGGGAGTTTGGGACATGAGGGGGAAGCAGTTTTACAATGGCATTGAGATCAAAGTCTGGGCGATCGCCTGCTTTGCCCCACAGAAGCAGTGCAGAGAGGAGGTGCTCAAGTAAGTGTACACTTCCAGTGCGGAGTGAAATGAGCCATGGAAAAAAATTTTGACAAGCAAAAGTCTGAAAATCACcttggataaaaaaattaaaaaaaatcaattttgttAGTAAATAAAGTCCAACCGTGTGTAGTTTAAGCtcagtataaataaaaatatttctgtgaagGCATAGGAAGCTAAGAAAAACAATAGCTCTTGAAAAGAAACTCTAAACTTTGGATCTCTGGCAAAACACATCTCTTTCAAGggagctgaaaacaaatgcatgtcacacagtttttatttcattgtaataTATTTATGGATTGGTTCAtggaaaataacattatttcagtttaagCATCACAAAATTTATAAAAAGTGGGTGAATACCACTATAAAGCACTGTTGCTGTACTCTAccttcactgtttttattttgaattttttcctAACCAAACTTtggatttaactcaggaacttcACAGACCAGCTGCGCAAGATTTCAAAGGATGCGGGGATGCCGATTCAGGGCCAGCCGTGTTTCTGTAAGTATGCCCAGGGAGCCGACAGCGTGGAACCCATGTTCAGACACCTGAAAAACACCTACTCTGGACTTCAGCTCATCATTGTCATCCTACCTGGGAAAACTCCCGTTTATGGTATGTCAGTTCTGACAGGTTGTTGCTCTATTGCtatgttcctttttttatgtttgtgcacTCTGttgttgtgaaattgtgttCTCATTTTTACAAAGGCAAGTACAGCAAGTTTAGTAGCCAAGATAAGAGCCAGCTGCCTCCTGTTCAGCACCCACTCAGGACATTTGACTCATTATGACAGGCAAAAATAGAACAAAGGAGGCCCTGGAAAATGTTAGGAAATAAATtcactgttttaattttcaaatactGCTTTTAAGAGCAAAAATGATGGGATGTTGTTCTAAACATGGacatatttatatacatattatttatatatatatataagtctCTGACTTTTCTTCATTCTGCtaaactcagttttattttccactttaaCCCCTTTTTATGATTTCCTAGCTGACAGTAATGGAGGAAATGCTTATGTCCCTTAATTTAAAGGCGCAGGGCAGCAGTCGCCAAAGGCTGTAAACTCATCAGATTACTAAGTGAATACATCAAAAGGATGTTCCCACATTCTTCAAGCACAACAATGCTAATGTCACCTCTAATGTCCAAACTCTTGTCTTCTCCAGCGGAGGTGAAGCGTGTGGGAGACACTCTGCTCGGCATGGCCACGCAGTGTGTCCAGgtgaaaaatgttgtaaaaacatCGCCTCAGACTCTCTCCAACCTCTGCCTAAAGATCAATGTGAAGCTGGGAGGAATAAACAACATCCTGGTTCCTCACCAAAGGTGAGCTTCTGTTTGAGTGTGTTGTTATATGTTTACATTTGGTGCATTAGATGAATAAAACTTAAGATCTGCTGCGAACAACTCATGCTTGTATTAATGCTGCCATAGTTTACACAGAATATTAGCTTACTTGGGGTATAGTCTCctatcaagaaaataaaatcattgtcTACATATttcatgaaatgtaatttttgtgtgcaaatcttttgaaagttggattttttttttctattttctcctaTGAAATAACTCTAAAAAGCAAACCTGTCCTTCCTCGATTAGCAGTCGTAATTTGCATCTGCTCTTCCATGCGCATCATCAGGTCTGCCGTGTTTCAGCAGCCGGTTATCTTCCTGGGAGCAGATGTCACGCATCCACCAGCTGGAGATGGCAAGAAGCCGTCTATTACTGCTGTAAGCCCCTGAATATTGGTtggaatttttacattttctccagaaaaagaaggaaaaccaAGCTCCCCATGAAATCTGTGAGCTAAATCCATCTTTGGGTGAACTTCACTGGTTCAGCTCTGGTAACTGGTGGGTTTGAGCCAGTATAACAACTGTGTTTTACAGTCTCATGATAttgaaattgaaatttaaaacaaaaaatatataacataaCATAATAATGACTATACCATTATAGCATAATGGTAAAGTCTAATCACTTTACCATTATGCCTACTGTTATTATGATAATATATTCATTGCAGattcatttctattttaaaagagACTTGctcaaaaatattacattaaatggcagtaggtttttgttttacaggCAAAGTAAATATTAAGAGACTGCAGGTTAACAGACATGTTGCACTTAGCTGGCCAGGTACAATAAATGGTGCTCCTTTGCTTTCCACACTATAATTGTctgtacaaatgaaaaaaataaaaaattacattctttTAGCTAGCATCAATGTGTagcaacaggtggaggagggcagcgttgttttattttgttgaag includes the following:
- the ago1 gene encoding protein argonaute-1 encodes the protein MEPGPSGAVPLGAFPPPLQQVFHAPRRPGMGTVGKPIKLLANYFEVEIPKMDVYHYEVDIKPDKCPRRVNREVVEYMVQHFKPQLFGDRKPVYDGKKNIYTVLALPIGSEKVDFEVTIPGEGKDRIFKVSIRWLAKVSWRLLQETLVSGRLQVPLDSVQALDVAMRHLASMRYTPVGRSFFSPPEGYYHPLGGGREVWFGFHQSVRPAMWKMMLNIDVSATAFYKAQPVIEFMCEVLDIRNIDEQPKTLTDSQRVRFTKEIKGLKVEVTHCGQMKRKYRVCNVTRRPASHQTFPLQLESGQTVECTVAQYFKQKYNLQLKYPHLPCLQVGQEQKHTYLPLEVCNIVAGQRCIKKLTDNQTSTMIKATARSAPDRQEEISRLMKNANFNLDPYIQEFGIKVKDDMAEVTGRVLPAPILQYGGRNRAIATPNQGVWDMRGKQFYNGIEIKVWAIACFAPQKQCREEVLKNFTDQLRKISKDAGMPIQGQPCFCKYAQGADSVEPMFRHLKNTYSGLQLIIVILPGKTPVYAEVKRVGDTLLGMATQCVQVKNVVKTSPQTLSNLCLKINVKLGGINNILVPHQRSAVFQQPVIFLGADVTHPPAGDGKKPSITAVVGSMDAHPSRYCATVRVQRPRQEIIEDLSYMVRELLIQFYKSTRFKPTRIIFYRDGVPEGQLPQILHYELLAIRDACIKLEKDYQPGITYIVVQKRHHTRLFCADKSERIGKSGNIPAGTTVDTSITHPFEFDFYLCSHAGIQGTSRPSHYYVLWDDNRFTADELQILTYQLCHTYVRCTRSVSIPAPAYYARLVAFRARYHLVDKEHDSGEGSHVSGQSNGRDPQALAKAVQIHHDTLRTMYFA